Within Nematostella vectensis chromosome 1, jaNemVect1.1, whole genome shotgun sequence, the genomic segment GTAAGCCTATGCTGAAGCTCAACCACACACACTATGCTGATGATATAATCTTTTGCAGATGTTGTGCCATTAGCCAATAAATAACCACGAAAAATTAAGGTCGTAAAAAAATTCAGGCGAAAAACTTAACACAGTTTTATTTCCCACGCTTTTTAGGCTAATTTCGGATGTTTTTTTCTGGGAATCTAAGACAACATAAGGATTAAAATAACTTAACTGCTGTACTTGGCTACAGatattttccacaactatgtGTGTACAACGATATTTAACATTTATAAAGCAAATGTGTAGAATGACttaattaaacaataaaaatgctGATAAAGTGGATACTTTTGAAAGTAGTATGTGAGAGATATGTTACGGGATTGTAACAAATTGGCTTGCGAATAGTAGACTAACTTTTTACTGCCTTAATCATAATGAATGTCCAAATCACTGAATGGATATCAAGTAGTATGACATCCTGCTCCTCCATTGACATTTCAGAACTTTGTATGGTAGTATGTAGGTTTTGCAACCAAAGTAAGTTTTATTTACCtgttaaataaatattatacttattatttgttatgtcttttttttttgtatgtttaGAGCATTTTTATACTCAAATACGAAATCGAAAATGTTTGGATGGTAATTTTCGGATAACTATAATATTTGGACTGAAATCTGTTTGCTGTTATATCAAGGGTTTGTTAATTGTTCCATTTCCATTTTTGTTACACTTTACTGTAATTTTGGTCCAGCTAAAGAACGGAAATAACTTGTTTCTTCGGACTCTTTTTTATAGAGGTTCAAGGTTCCAACTGAATCATCATTACTAACTTagcttattttattaataattgCTTTTGGGCTTATTTTTTGCCTCTCTAGACTGGCTATGATCCTGACATGGATTCTACATCAGATACGGGCGAAGAGCATGAGGTAAAGTGAATATATgaccaaaaaaaattgaatgaaaaatattttaaagaatAAGGACGTAATAACTTTTGTCTCATGATCTACATTtaacaaataatttttttgtctctATATATGCTTGTGCTTTGTTTCTAGATGTTgggtattattattgttttgccTATTTGATCGATTATGAGGCTTTAAATAATTGTCTACCAACCTCagttattttttaacaaatgaTGAATAGGATAGATCTGGATAGATATAGGATAGATATACTTTTCTAAGTACTAACAGTTTGTTTGTATTGAATAGGTTCACTTCAAAAGTGAATTGTTGCAGACTTTCATAGGGGGCAATGACACCAAAATAGGTAATTCGATAGACAGACCACATATGAAACAACATGGAAGCAGTTTATCCAGTGCACTCATTTTTCAACAATTTGTTTAAGCCTTAAGGATAATTCTTGCAGTTTACAAGTGCCTGCACTATTCATAGTGGAAAACAGTTATCCGTACTAAAATATTGGTCTGAGCCCAGGCTATCTTTATAAGTTGAAAACAATTACATCAATTGTATCTGTACATGATATTCAGTTTACTATACAGTACAGCAGATTTGCAAACACACAAACTTGGTCGATTACCAGTTTTTGGACAATATTAATTGTATGGGGAAAACAATGTGATTGGATAAACATAagctaaagaaacattttctcttttagaagaaaacaacaagcaaCTCATAAAAAGAAAAGCTAGGTGCAAAGCAAGCAGAAAAGCAAAGAAGTTCAACAAGGGGAAAGCTATTTAGTAGGTGACACCAAAATTGGCACACTGTTAATATATGATTATGAACAGTAGATGAGTAATTATAAATGGGTAGTTAGTTAGATACTCAAGACCTTATCATCAATTTAGTTGCACTTGTACCAATGCCATCGGGTTTTCTTcacaatagaaaatataggacaaaaatgaaaatacatgaacttcaaattattttaaagCTATTGTTTTCATCCTTTTAATGGCCTAAAAATTTCATAAATCAATATTTCTAGCTTTTATAACTATGGTATTTGATTTTTTCATTGCTGTAATGTAGATATAAAACTTGCCTGTAAATATTTGAACCAGGGATTTTTTATGGACATTAACTGGGTACGTTTGTTGAAATGCTTTCTCTCGATTGAAATGTGCAAAACGCTATCAAAAATTATTGTTTATACCCTGAAAACTAAAGCTGTGAACTAAAGATATTATGTTGTGTGGGATTCTATATGTATATACAAGTTACTTTTAAAAATGATGAAACGGGGGGTTATACCCGACAATATACCTCACATACCCAGGCTTCATTTTCATAATGCAAACACAAACCATCTTTCTCCTGTACCAAATAAAAAGCAAGTATTTTCTTCACTGAATATGAAGTGAATGAATAgaataaatgaatataaaGGAATGAAATGGTGAAAAAAGGTAAAGGATTTTATTGTAGTGTGAACAATATGATTAATAGTGTCAACACCGGAGAAAATTATGTTTTCATCTCCATTATTCCAGAAAAAGAAAGACATACAGTATTAGAGCTGTTATGATATTCAAAAATCggaaaaatactaaaatactGTATTGTGAACAATAAGATTGGACAGTGGAAAAGTATTGCACAGGATAGATattttttgccatagtcctgctggctgtcttaGACGCTTGACTCCTTATacaggattagcctatatctggacagggctagGCCACTCTCTACCTGGATTTTGGGTCATTTTTTGCAAATCAGAAAAAACCTTATCCCAATCGCATAATTTATTCATCTTTCTAGATCTTTTTAcagattaaaaaaattccGAGTATTTCCAGAGATACAACGCTTTTTTGTGAGGGTGTTATTAAAATATCCCGCCATGTAATTAGAAGTTACTAGTTACCATGGAAACtggaagtgttttttttttaaacaatggTCGAAAACTTGAAGGAAAAAGGCTACAAACTCACTGAAAACGATGGACATTATAAATTGGGGTCTGGGCTCTACTTTAGGGGATGAATGAATTGCTCAATGCATTGAGTACCCTAGAAGGAACAATTTTGTTAAACTATACAATTTGTCAATTCCATACGCTCAACTCCAATATTTACCATCATTTTTGCTCCATTATCTCGATTCGAATACGTTCTACGGCCTAGAAATGCCGAGAAAAGGAAAGAGGAAGAGTTTTAGAGGCCGACCAGCGTGGGAAAAGGCAAAAGATTCGCCTGAAATGATCTCAAATGCTAGCGAAGATTGTGCTGAAGCCggacaagatggcggactaTCCGAACACGAGGACGCTGTTTTGCCTTCATCTTCAAAACAAGATACAGGGTCTTCTTCTTCTAGGCCTGTCGGAAGTTCCGAAGAGGAAACTCCAGAAGAAGAGGAGGTGTTTACTGCTTCCGAAAGGAAGCTTGCGAGTTCGGCAACGACAAGTAACCGTTCGAAGCCGTATACTGAAGATCCCGATCCTGGCTACCGGTTTATCCTTGGAATGCTAAGCCATGCCATGGATATCAACAGAAGGCTTGTGTATGCTGCTGCTGAGACCGGCATTGGGAGAGAAGGTATGGCCACGATATGTGAGATATTGAACATGCCCCAGCCTATGTCCTCACAAGCTTGGAAGGACCACCAGAACACACTCTATAGCGCTCACAAGAAAGCTGTGAGTGAGCACTTAGAATCTTCAAGGGCAAGACTTCGCCAGAAATTATCAGGGGACTTATCTGCTACTGATGATGATCAGGTTTTCGATATTGTTGTCACTTACGATGGAACGTGGTCTAAGCGTGGCCATACAGCAAATTTTGGATTTGGATTTGTGATGTCTGTAGACACTGGTGAGGTTTTAGACTACGGATTCAAGTCTAAAATTTGTTGGGAATGCAACAACCAGGCATATGATCGAGCATCGGAGGAGTACCACAACTGGTATAAGGGGCACAAGGAAACATGCTCAGAGACATTTGAAGGCAGCAGTGGGAATATGGAAGTAGAGATTGCCAAGGATTTGTGGGCAAGATCAACAGACTTTGGTCTTCGCTATAAATATATGGTATGCGACGGTGATTCAAGGGCATATAATGCCGTGTGGGACACTTACGGGAGCTGTGATAAGTGCAAGCTCTATGAGAATATTGCAAGGCAGAGCAAACAATATAAAAACTGGCTTCTAACTGAGGACCACACAGAATGAAAGGTAGAGCATGAGGACGAAACAGCAGAATGTCGGCGAGTCATCAAGCTTGATTGCATTGGGCACGTGCAAAAGCGAATGGGCACGGCCTTGAGGgaattgaaaaagaaaactaaa encodes:
- the LOC5520998 gene encoding uncharacterized protein LOC5520998 isoform X1, with the translated sequence MPRKGKRKSFRGRPAWEKAKDSPEMISNASEDCAEAGQDGGLSEHEDAVLPSSSKQDTGSSSSRPVGSSEEETPEEEEVFTASERKLASSATTSNRSKPYTEDPDPGYRFILGMLSHAMDINRRLVYAAAETGIGREGMATICEILNMPQPMSSQAWKDHQNTLYSAHKKAVSEHLESSRARLRQKLSGDLSATDDDQVFDIVVTYDGTWSKRGHTANFGFGFVMSVDTGEVLDYGFKSKICWECNNQAYDRASEEYHNWYKGHKETCSETFEGSSGNMEVEIAKDLWARSTDFGLRYKYMVCDGDSRAYNAVWDTYGSCDKCKLYENIARQSKQYKNWLLTEDHTE